The Nitrosomonas cryotolerans ATCC 49181 genome includes a window with the following:
- a CDS encoding RNA-guided endonuclease InsQ/TnpB family protein produces the protein MSKKVRFSANWKKQKQIITRLHERIANARLDFLHKTSTEISKNHAMVVVENLKIGNMSKSAKGSVEKHGKNVKAKSGLNKSILDQGWGMFVSFLEYKQACSGGDVLKVNPQYTSQTCPRCQHVSRDNRKSQSAFECTECGFKANADLVGVLNVLERGHRLLACGVETLVSSKKQEPVGSSNTNLLLTA, from the coding sequence CTGTCTAAAAAAGTCCGTTTCTCTGCTAACTGGAAAAAGCAGAAACAAATCATTACCCGACTGCATGAGCGTATTGCCAATGCTCGTTTAGACTTCTTACACAAAACCTCAACCGAAATCAGCAAAAATCACGCAATGGTCGTAGTTGAGAATTTAAAGATAGGAAACATGTCTAAGAGTGCCAAGGGCAGTGTTGAAAAGCATGGTAAAAACGTCAAAGCGAAATCGGGTCTAAACAAATCCATTCTTGACCAAGGATGGGGAATGTTCGTTTCGTTCTTGGAGTATAAACAGGCTTGTTCAGGCGGGGATGTATTGAAGGTAAACCCTCAATACACCTCTCAAACCTGCCCTAGATGTCAACATGTTAGTCGTGACAATCGCAAAAGCCAAAGTGCTTTTGAATGTACAGAATGTGGATTTAAAGCCAATGCCGACTTGGTAGGTGTCTTGAATGTACTTGAGCGAGGACATCGCTTGTTAGCCTGTGGAGTTGAAACGTTAGTTTCGTCTAAGAAGCAGGAACCAGTAGGCAGTAGCAATACAAACCTACTCTTAACGGCTTAA
- a CDS encoding EAL domain-containing protein: MQHLSDTNTLNAAALDNLRQFTVETGETLLSKAISLFLSTAPKEIKMLQHALDQKDITTLIKIAHGFKSACKSLGAETLADYATSLEKIARQGHTLGIDALLQAIKLNLPDILLSLRQELSKVPATVANKFATHVYPASHNKRILLINGNTIYRVITNEVLTASAFIVDEAKNGLEALKKIKQQKPDLILLDAIMDEFNDFSTCQLLRADSSLANIPIIMSTGLDNIDSINRAYDCGATDFIVNPLNYPILIHRLAFILRANRNAIELENKRHQLSAAQRIARLGYWIWDVEHNHFQMSEQLADFCDINLQIFETTLEGFIRLITPEDRQIVKRMIMAAPYSDTTQHIEYRLQVSQNKIIFVHQEITKIIDNGQNIITGTVQDITQRKINENKIHRLAYFDHLTGLAGRTYYQEHITIAIRTANNNNRNEKFALLFLDLDDFKDINDSLGHNVGDQFLKAVAKRLQEVTNYASFTARLGGDEFCILLTDISNDESITNIAHRCLQQINEPLFLSHQRIKPRISIGIAIFPRDGNNETELMKAAEIAMYAAKQAGKQCYVFYSQDMATQDASRLEKEQILREACEKKQFILHFQPQISMHTGRVTSVEALVRWQHSEKAIVYPGEFISHIEKLGLIVDFGNWVLQTVCEQIAQWRASGLPYLQVAVNISPLHFQDASLPGTVRDLLMKTNIPAQYLELEVTESAMQTKGHVEIFNQLRQLGVKIAIDDFGTGYSCLASLKKLPLDCIKIDKTFIDDVLTSSHTALLVGAIISLANALNYKLVAEGVETRDQALAMRELGCQIIQGYFFCHPVPSDQISALLDVDFTHQLDKDI, from the coding sequence ATGCAGCACTTATCTGACACTAATACCTTAAATGCTGCGGCACTTGATAATTTAAGGCAATTTACCGTGGAAACGGGAGAAACCTTGCTTAGCAAAGCAATCTCATTATTTCTAAGTACAGCGCCTAAAGAAATAAAGATGTTACAACATGCTTTAGATCAAAAAGATATCACTACATTAATTAAGATCGCGCATGGCTTTAAATCAGCCTGTAAGAGCCTCGGTGCAGAAACATTGGCAGACTACGCAACTTCATTGGAAAAAATTGCCAGACAAGGTCACACGCTGGGTATCGATGCGTTATTGCAGGCGATAAAACTTAACTTACCCGATATTCTATTATCGTTACGCCAAGAGCTTAGCAAAGTTCCCGCTACAGTGGCTAATAAGTTCGCTACACACGTATACCCCGCTAGCCATAATAAACGTATTTTATTAATCAATGGTAATACCATCTATCGCGTTATCACGAATGAGGTATTAACAGCTTCAGCATTTATTGTCGATGAGGCCAAGAATGGTTTAGAAGCGCTGAAAAAGATTAAACAACAAAAACCAGATTTAATCTTACTGGATGCCATAATGGATGAATTCAATGATTTCAGTACCTGCCAGCTATTACGAGCAGATTCCAGTCTCGCAAACATACCGATTATTATGTCAACAGGTTTAGATAATATCGATTCTATTAATCGCGCTTATGATTGCGGGGCAACTGATTTTATCGTTAATCCACTTAACTACCCTATTTTAATCCATCGCTTGGCATTTATATTGAGAGCCAATCGGAACGCTATCGAGCTCGAAAATAAGCGACACCAACTTTCAGCCGCCCAGCGTATCGCGCGCTTAGGCTACTGGATTTGGGACGTAGAACACAATCACTTCCAAATGTCAGAACAATTGGCAGATTTCTGTGACATTAATCTACAAATATTCGAGACAACTCTGGAAGGATTTATACGTCTGATCACACCAGAGGATCGTCAGATCGTTAAAAGAATGATCATGGCAGCACCTTATAGTGATACTACTCAACACATTGAATATCGATTACAAGTCTCTCAAAACAAAATTATCTTTGTACACCAGGAAATAACCAAGATAATCGATAATGGTCAAAATATCATTACGGGTACAGTCCAGGATATTACACAGCGCAAGATAAATGAAAATAAAATTCATCGCCTTGCCTATTTTGACCATCTAACCGGACTTGCCGGCAGAACTTATTATCAAGAACATATCACAATCGCTATCAGGACAGCCAATAATAATAATCGTAACGAAAAATTTGCTCTCCTGTTTCTCGATCTGGATGATTTTAAAGATATCAATGACAGCTTAGGCCATAACGTCGGAGATCAGTTCCTAAAAGCCGTAGCTAAACGTTTACAGGAAGTAACCAATTATGCTAGTTTTACAGCACGCCTAGGCGGCGATGAGTTTTGTATTCTTTTAACCGATATCAGTAATGATGAATCAATTACAAATATCGCGCACCGTTGTTTGCAACAAATAAATGAACCACTGTTTCTTAGTCATCAACGAATCAAACCCCGCATCAGTATTGGTATCGCAATTTTCCCACGCGATGGAAACAATGAAACGGAATTAATGAAAGCAGCGGAAATCGCAATGTATGCAGCCAAACAGGCCGGAAAACAATGTTATGTTTTCTATTCACAAGATATGGCCACTCAAGACGCCTCTCGCTTGGAAAAAGAACAAATACTGCGCGAAGCCTGTGAAAAAAAACAATTTATCCTTCATTTTCAACCGCAGATATCCATGCACACGGGTCGGGTCACTAGTGTTGAAGCATTAGTCCGATGGCAACACTCAGAAAAAGCTATTGTCTACCCGGGTGAATTTATCTCTCACATTGAGAAATTGGGTTTGATCGTCGATTTTGGCAACTGGGTACTGCAAACTGTATGCGAACAAATCGCGCAATGGCGCGCATCTGGATTACCCTATCTTCAAGTAGCTGTCAATATTTCACCATTACATTTTCAGGATGCTTCATTACCTGGCACGGTTCGGGATTTACTGATGAAAACTAACATTCCCGCTCAATATCTAGAATTAGAGGTTACCGAAAGTGCGATGCAAACAAAAGGACATGTCGAAATATTCAATCAGTTGAGACAGCTTGGCGTGAAAATTGCTATCGATGATTTCGGAACCGGGTATTCTTGCCTCGCTTCATTAAAAAAATTGCCGCTAGACTGTATTAAAATCGACAAAACATTTATTGATGATGTATTAACAAGCTCCCATACTGCGTTACTTGTGGGCGCGATCATTAGTTTGGCCAACGCACTTAACTATAAACTAGTTGCAGAAGGTGTCGAAACTAGAGATCAGGCATTGGCCATGCGCGAATTGGGTTGTCAAATCATACAGGGTTATTTCTTTTGTCATCCTGTCCCCAGTGATCAGATTAGCGCATTATTAGACGTTGATTTCACTCATCAATTAGACAAAGATATTTAA
- a CDS encoding ABC transporter transmembrane domain-containing protein has translation MIITQYYCRLLKWITPYWKTLSIAILFLAIMALTLSMLPAFIKQILNSIFVNKDPESIQFVALAIIMLFIIYGTASYISIHAINAASNKLGIDLRIAMFHKLLNMPVQYHDNLTRCNLATRFIVDIDQITHTISNVIIILVKDSLTLIGLTAWMFYLNWELSLLGLLIAPIIVLSIQLFDRLIHKTNQQARQISEALTQGLLNTIDNYKTIKLYGGLWREKQHFRRQAEQVYQATMHQVVIKALGISLGQAILILILTAIVYLMTQQAYYNKIIMEDVGSFIVAILIFILPVQRISSIYQHLQQGQRAIENLFSFLTYESKPDTGTMVIEAAQGELTFERVSFSFHSQAESVLDNLSFVIKPGEVVAFIVPNCSDKTIFMDLILRFLCPTGGRILLDGHDVANLKLTNLHANIAMISQNQGLLDKTIAANIAYGTMRCASEAKITAASQASHAMDFIREMPQGLQTHVGEGEIELTEQQCQYLAIARVFLKNPPILILEDVPMTINSESQHLQATLESLMQGRTTLIITQQHCLSEKIDRIFVLENGKITETRKWNKLFTKQGNCIKFFQSLFKANRDGQSSKNTHK, from the coding sequence ATGATCATTACTCAATACTACTGTCGCCTACTCAAATGGATTACCCCCTATTGGAAAACGCTATCAATAGCAATCCTTTTTTTGGCAATCATGGCGCTAACGCTATCGATGCTACCGGCATTCATCAAGCAGATACTTAACAGCATTTTTGTTAATAAGGACCCGGAGTCAATCCAATTCGTCGCATTAGCCATCATTATGCTATTCATAATATATGGCACAGCGAGCTATATTAGTATTCATGCGATCAATGCGGCGAGCAATAAACTGGGAATAGATTTACGCATAGCCATGTTTCACAAACTGCTAAACATGCCCGTGCAATATCACGACAATTTAACTCGTTGCAATCTTGCCACTAGATTCATTGTTGATATAGACCAAATCACCCATACCATTTCCAACGTCATCATCATACTAGTGAAAGATTCTCTCACCCTCATCGGATTGACTGCCTGGATGTTTTATCTTAACTGGGAGCTCTCATTACTAGGACTATTGATAGCACCAATAATTGTGTTGTCCATACAGCTATTCGACAGGCTCATCCACAAAACAAATCAACAGGCACGTCAAATATCTGAGGCGTTAACTCAAGGACTCTTAAATACAATAGATAATTATAAAACAATCAAGCTTTATGGTGGCCTGTGGCGCGAAAAGCAACACTTCAGGCGTCAGGCTGAGCAGGTGTATCAGGCAACAATGCATCAAGTTGTCATCAAGGCACTTGGCATATCTTTAGGACAAGCAATTCTTATCCTCATCCTGACCGCAATCGTTTATTTGATGACCCAGCAGGCTTATTACAATAAAATCATTATGGAAGATGTCGGATCTTTCATTGTAGCGATATTAATATTTATTTTACCGGTACAACGCATTTCAAGTATCTATCAGCACTTGCAACAAGGGCAGCGGGCTATTGAAAATCTATTTTCATTCTTAACGTATGAATCTAAGCCAGATACAGGAACAATGGTCATAGAAGCGGCACAAGGAGAGTTAACTTTTGAACGGGTTAGCTTTAGCTTTCATTCACAAGCAGAATCTGTTCTCGACAATCTTAGTTTTGTTATAAAGCCAGGTGAAGTTGTTGCATTTATAGTGCCTAATTGTAGCGATAAAACCATTTTCATGGATTTAATCCTACGCTTCCTCTGCCCAACAGGTGGCAGGATATTACTGGATGGACATGACGTGGCGAACCTGAAGCTGACTAACCTGCACGCTAATATCGCCATGATTTCACAAAATCAGGGATTACTCGACAAAACGATTGCTGCTAACATTGCATATGGAACAATGCGGTGTGCTAGTGAGGCTAAAATAACAGCAGCCTCTCAGGCCTCTCATGCAATGGATTTTATTCGAGAAATGCCACAAGGCTTACAAACTCATGTTGGAGAAGGCGAAATAGAACTTACTGAACAACAGTGTCAATATCTTGCCATAGCGCGTGTATTCCTAAAAAATCCACCTATCCTTATTCTGGAAGATGTACCCATGACGATAAATTCTGAGTCTCAGCACCTGCAAGCCACATTAGAATCCTTAATGCAGGGGCGCACTACACTGATTATCACGCAACAACACTGCTTATCAGAAAAAATAGATCGTATTTTCGTCTTAGAAAATGGAAAAATTACTGAAACCAGAAAATGGAATAAATTATTTACCAAACAAGGAAATTGTATCAAATTCTTTCAGTCCCTTTTCAAAGCAAACAGAGATGGGCAATCGTCAAAAAATACCCACAAATGA
- a CDS encoding RNA-guided endonuclease InsQ/TnpB family protein, with protein sequence MEIKRAYKFRFYPTFEQATMLAQTFGCAGFVYNRMLLVRSDAGYTEKKRIGCHATSSLLTKLKKEPEFEWLNKAPSVPVQQSLRHLQTAFGNFFAKRAKYPSFKRKYGRHSAEYTSSAFKWDGKSLKLEKMKDPLNIRWSCTLPKAAKLTTAMISKDLTGRYRVSMLCDDSVALKPKVSGKVGIGLGLTHFAILSTGEIVGIERWYPSSKRCLGCGHTVNKMPLNAREWTCPECGSIHDRDINAARNVLAAGLAVPVLGESISPVCI encoded by the coding sequence ATGGAAATTAAGCGCGCATACAAATTCAGATTTTACCCAACTTTTGAGCAAGCAACTATGCTGGCCCAAACATTCGGGTGCGCTGGATTTGTCTATAATCGCATGTTGCTCGTTCGCTCTGATGCTGGGTATACCGAGAAAAAAAGAATCGGGTGTCATGCTACCTCCTCTTTGTTGACGAAGTTAAAAAAAGAGCCTGAATTTGAATGGCTGAACAAGGCTCCCAGTGTGCCTGTGCAGCAATCGCTCCGCCATCTGCAAACGGCATTCGGCAATTTCTTTGCCAAACGAGCCAAATACCCGTCATTCAAGCGCAAGTATGGGAGGCATTCGGCTGAATACACGTCCAGCGCTTTCAAGTGGGACGGCAAGTCTCTGAAGCTGGAAAAAATGAAAGATCCGCTGAATATCAGATGGTCGTGCACCCTTCCTAAGGCAGCAAAACTAACAACCGCAATGATCTCTAAAGACTTAACGGGTCGATACCGGGTTTCCATGCTTTGCGACGACTCTGTTGCGTTAAAGCCAAAGGTTAGCGGAAAAGTCGGCATTGGCTTAGGATTAACGCACTTCGCTATTCTTTCTACGGGCGAGATTGTGGGTATTGAGCGATGGTACCCAAGCAGCAAACGCTGCTTGGGATGTGGGCATACCGTAAACAAGATGCCTTTGAATGCGCGCGAATGGACTTGTCCGGAATGCGGATCAATCCATGATCGAGATATCAACGCCGCGCGTAATGTTTTGGCCGCTGGATTGGCGGTGCCAGTCCTTGGAGAATCTATAAGTCCTGTTTGCATTTAG
- a CDS encoding alkaline phytoceramidase, with translation MHKRLWIMGVFSIGIVLVASIVSPIPQSMAYHQFADQHTYWGVQNFFNVVSNLAFLLSGVAGVIFIGGSLQSPAHSVFITRSEHWPYLIFFLSVVMACFGSAYYHWAPDNDRLLWDRLPIAIALMALLAATFSERVSLKLGPRLMPLFILLGVGSVLYWYWSEQMGAGNLNFYIVVQFYSLLLIVLLSLFFSSRYRRGADIYVALILYAIAKLAEIMDQEIYDLTQIISGHTLKHLLAALAICWILRMLRKREPLPEKLSGLSNPDILSNSA, from the coding sequence TTGCATAAACGACTCTGGATAATGGGTGTTTTCTCGATTGGCATAGTGCTGGTTGCGTCAATTGTTTCACCGATTCCGCAATCCATGGCATACCATCAATTTGCTGATCAGCATACTTATTGGGGTGTTCAAAATTTCTTCAACGTTGTTTCTAATTTAGCATTTTTACTCAGTGGTGTGGCAGGAGTGATATTTATTGGAGGATCACTACAATCACCTGCACATAGTGTATTCATCACACGATCAGAACATTGGCCCTATCTCATTTTTTTTCTAAGCGTTGTGATGGCCTGTTTTGGTTCGGCATATTATCACTGGGCACCAGATAATGATCGCTTATTGTGGGATCGGTTACCGATAGCAATCGCCTTGATGGCACTGCTTGCTGCGACATTCAGCGAGCGTGTCAGTCTGAAATTAGGCCCGCGGCTCATGCCTTTGTTCATCTTGCTTGGAGTTGGGAGTGTGTTGTATTGGTACTGGAGTGAACAGATGGGTGCCGGGAATTTGAATTTTTATATTGTGGTGCAATTCTACTCGTTACTGCTGATTGTCTTACTGAGCCTGTTTTTTTCCTCTCGATATCGTAGAGGAGCAGATATATATGTAGCGCTCATCCTATATGCGATAGCCAAACTGGCCGAAATAATGGATCAGGAAATTTATGATCTGACACAGATCATAAGCGGTCACACACTCAAGCATTTGCTTGCGGCACTGGCTATCTGCTGGATATTACGTATGTTACGGAAACGTGAGCCTTTGCCAGAAAAATTATCAGGACTTTCTAACCCAGATATTTTATCAAATAGCGCGTAA
- the tnpA gene encoding IS200/IS605 family transposase has translation MKVNNDVRTGRYCVFNLHVHLIFVTKYRRDVFSGRVLIDLEEIFKNVCLDFEAELVEFNGEHDHIHLLVNYPPKIAISNLVNSLKGVSSRLIRKKNYPEIKNKLWGNMLWSPSYFAGSCGGAPLSIIKQYIEQQQRPH, from the coding sequence ATGAAAGTTAATAACGATGTAAGAACAGGAAGATATTGCGTTTTTAATCTTCATGTTCATTTGATCTTTGTAACAAAATACCGTAGAGATGTTTTCTCCGGAAGGGTATTAATTGATTTGGAAGAAATATTTAAAAACGTGTGTTTGGATTTTGAAGCAGAATTGGTGGAATTTAACGGTGAGCATGATCATATTCACCTTTTAGTTAACTATCCACCAAAAATTGCTATTTCTAACTTGGTAAATAGTTTGAAAGGCGTTTCAAGCCGACTTATTCGCAAAAAGAATTATCCCGAAATTAAAAATAAGCTTTGGGGTAATATGCTTTGGAGTCCAAGCTATTTTGCGGGTAGTTGTGGTGGAGCACCACTCTCGATTATTAAGCAATATATTGAACAACAGCAAAGACCGCATTAA
- a CDS encoding RNA-guided endonuclease InsQ/TnpB family protein, producing MKQIIRKAFKSRLNPNSDQVQKMVEFAGANRFVWNKALAMNLFRLEQKQPLLWYNELSFWLKLWKSSEDYGFLKTVHSQPLQQALKNLEKVFKDGFDKKQPLKRIPKFKKKGLSDSFRYPQGFKLEQESSKVFLPKIGWVKYRNSRQVIGDVKNMTISRKGGYWYVSIQTEYETELKRHSSTSMIGVDMGVTRFATLSDGPYVEPLNSFRKLSKKLAFEQRKLSKKVRFSANWKKQKQIITRLHERIANARLDFLHKTSTEISKNHAMVVVENLKIGNMSKGAKGSVEKHGKNVKAKSGLNKSILDQGWGMFVSFLEYKQACSGGDVLKVNPQYTSQTCPRCQHVSRDNRKSQSAFECTECGFKANADLVGALNVLERGHRLLACGVETLVSSKKQEPVGSSNTNLLLTA from the coding sequence ATGAAGCAGATTATACGCAAAGCCTTTAAATCTCGACTCAATCCAAATTCTGACCAAGTACAGAAGATGGTTGAGTTTGCGGGTGCTAATCGGTTTGTTTGGAATAAAGCCTTAGCAATGAATCTGTTCAGATTAGAGCAGAAACAGCCATTGCTTTGGTACAACGAGTTGTCATTTTGGCTAAAGCTATGGAAATCCTCAGAAGATTATGGATTTCTAAAAACCGTTCATTCTCAACCGTTGCAACAAGCCTTAAAAAACTTAGAAAAAGTGTTCAAAGACGGTTTTGATAAAAAACAGCCTTTAAAACGGATTCCAAAATTCAAGAAAAAAGGTTTGAGTGACAGCTTTCGTTATCCACAAGGATTTAAGCTGGAGCAAGAGTCTAGCAAAGTGTTCTTGCCTAAAATCGGTTGGGTGAAATATCGTAATTCACGCCAAGTCATTGGTGACGTTAAAAATATGACGATTTCCCGTAAAGGCGGTTATTGGTACGTGTCGATTCAGACTGAGTACGAGACCGAGCTAAAGCGTCATAGCTCAACCAGTATGATTGGTGTTGATATGGGCGTTACCCGCTTTGCAACCTTGTCAGACGGCCCATACGTAGAACCTTTAAACAGTTTCAGAAAGTTATCAAAGAAACTGGCTTTTGAACAGCGTAAGCTGTCTAAAAAAGTCCGTTTCTCTGCTAACTGGAAAAAGCAGAAACAAATCATTACCCGACTGCATGAGCGTATTGCCAATGCTCGTTTAGACTTCTTACACAAAACCTCAACCGAAATCAGCAAAAATCACGCAATGGTCGTAGTTGAGAATTTAAAGATAGGAAACATGTCTAAGGGTGCCAAGGGCAGTGTTGAAAAGCATGGTAAAAACGTCAAAGCGAAATCGGGTCTAAACAAATCCATTCTTGACCAAGGATGGGGAATGTTCGTTTCGTTTTTGGAGTATAAACAGGCTTGTTCAGGCGGGGATGTATTGAAGGTAAACCCTCAATACACCTCTCAAACCTGCCCTAGATGTCAACATGTTAGTCGTGACAATCGCAAAAGCCAAAGTGCTTTTGAATGTACAGAATGTGGATTTAAAGCCAATGCCGACTTGGTAGGTGCCTTGAATGTACTTGAGCGAGGACATCGCTTGTTAGCCTGTGGAGTTGAAACGTTAGTTTCGTCTAAGAAGCAGGAACCAGTAGGCAGTAGCAATACAAACCTACTCTTAACGGCTTAA
- a CDS encoding DEAD/DEAH box helicase — protein MSFENLNLHPSIIKAINEAGYTTPTPIQEQAIPELLAGYDVMASAQTGTGKTAAFMLPALHHLAVPSKVRSRGPRIVVLTPTRELALQVSEAATKYGKHLSRIKVVSILGGMPYPLQNRLLSQPVDILVATPGRLIDHIQRGRIDFSRLEMLVLDEADRMLDMGFIDDVERIASATPATRQTLLFSATFDGAIDKVAARLLKSPKRIQVASQQARLDNIEQRLHYVDDLLHKNKLLDHVLRDETLKQAIVFTATKRDASTLADNLSAQGYEAAALHGDMNQRERTRTLTKLRRGGLRILVATDVAARGIDVADITHVINFDLPKFAEDYVHRIGRTGRAGASGTAVSFASSKDGGNLKKIEHYTGQSIASHVIPGLEPRFKPRSRTGGFRGTPNVTHKRKRSPLSGSDKRIFNTATNSINGNRSNGNQDNNRDRSFSNDNRGNSYKNSRSSGTAHYARPK, from the coding sequence GTGTCTTTTGAAAATCTGAACTTGCACCCTTCTATCATTAAAGCTATTAATGAAGCAGGTTATACAACACCCACACCTATCCAGGAACAGGCCATTCCGGAATTATTAGCGGGCTATGATGTCATGGCATCAGCGCAAACCGGGACCGGTAAGACAGCCGCATTCATGCTACCTGCATTACATCATTTGGCTGTTCCTTCCAAGGTACGCAGTCGTGGTCCGCGCATAGTCGTACTGACACCCACGCGCGAGCTTGCACTACAAGTATCTGAAGCAGCTACAAAATATGGCAAACATCTATCCCGCATTAAAGTCGTCAGCATATTGGGCGGAATGCCTTATCCGCTGCAAAATAGATTATTGTCACAGCCGGTTGATATCCTGGTTGCAACACCTGGGCGCCTGATTGATCACATCCAGCGGGGGCGGATCGATTTCTCACGATTAGAAATGCTCGTTCTGGACGAAGCAGATCGAATGCTCGATATGGGTTTTATTGATGATGTGGAAAGAATTGCATCAGCCACACCGGCTACCCGACAAACCTTGTTATTCTCTGCTACATTTGATGGCGCAATAGATAAGGTCGCAGCACGCCTGTTAAAATCGCCCAAGCGCATCCAGGTAGCTTCACAGCAAGCGCGACTGGATAATATTGAACAACGACTTCACTATGTAGATGATCTTTTACACAAGAACAAATTACTAGATCACGTACTACGGGACGAAACACTAAAACAGGCGATTGTTTTTACTGCCACAAAGCGTGATGCCAGTACACTGGCGGATAACCTGTCAGCACAGGGATACGAGGCAGCTGCGTTACATGGCGACATGAATCAACGTGAACGCACCCGTACACTGACTAAGCTTCGTCGCGGCGGATTACGTATATTGGTTGCAACAGATGTAGCAGCAAGAGGCATTGATGTGGCTGACATTACTCACGTAATCAATTTTGATTTACCAAAATTTGCTGAAGATTACGTGCATCGCATTGGCCGGACAGGCCGTGCCGGAGCATCGGGTACTGCGGTATCATTTGCTTCCAGCAAAGATGGCGGCAATCTGAAAAAAATTGAGCACTACACAGGTCAGTCAATTGCGTCCCATGTTATACCCGGCCTGGAGCCACGATTCAAGCCACGTTCCAGAACCGGTGGATTCAGAGGAACACCCAATGTTACGCATAAACGTAAACGCTCCCCGTTAAGCGGGAGCGATAAGCGTATTTTCAATACTGCCACCAATAGTATTAACGGTAACCGAAGCAATGGAAACCAGGATAACAACCGGGATCGCTCATTTTCTAATGACAACCGGGGTAACTCATATAAAAATAGCCGTAGTTCCGGTACGGCTCACTACGCCAGACCAAAATAA
- the tyrS gene encoding tyrosine--tRNA ligase codes for MNKSIIEQLEIIKRGSHELLVEKELEIMLNKHYPLRIKAGFDPTAPDLHLGHAVLLNKLRQLQDMGHHILFLIGDFTGMIGDPSGKNATRPPLTREQVSENAQSYTAQVFKILRPDQTEVVFNSTWMNQLNAADLIKLAATHTVARMLERDDFDKRYRSNQPIAIHEFLYPLIQGYDSVALKADIEIGGTDQKFNLLMGRELQKHFTQTPQCILTMPLLEGLDGFNKMSKSLNNYVGITEAPQEIFGKLMSISDQLMWRYIELLSFESLNTIQQWQQEVSEGRNPRDIKVLFAQEIVTRFHSAQDAQTALTDFEARFKRGVLPDDMPEKTIQTEADELPLPQLLKQTGLTTSTSEALRMIEQGGVRLNGEKVVDRHIKIVRGSTVVLQVGKRKFAKVIIN; via the coding sequence GTGAACAAATCAATCATAGAACAGTTAGAAATTATAAAACGAGGCAGCCATGAACTATTAGTAGAAAAAGAGCTGGAAATTATGCTTAATAAGCACTATCCATTGCGAATCAAGGCTGGATTTGATCCCACTGCACCGGATTTACATCTGGGTCATGCTGTTTTACTCAACAAACTACGTCAATTACAGGATATGGGCCATCATATTCTATTTCTAATTGGTGATTTCACAGGAATGATAGGGGATCCCAGTGGCAAGAATGCTACCCGACCGCCGCTTACACGTGAACAAGTTTCTGAGAATGCGCAATCCTACACAGCTCAAGTATTTAAGATTTTAAGGCCAGACCAAACCGAAGTTGTTTTCAACTCCACCTGGATGAATCAGTTAAACGCTGCTGATCTCATTAAACTAGCAGCGACTCATACTGTTGCCCGCATGCTGGAACGGGATGATTTTGACAAGCGCTATCGTAGCAATCAGCCGATTGCAATTCATGAGTTTCTGTATCCGTTAATTCAAGGATATGATTCTGTGGCACTTAAAGCAGATATCGAAATTGGCGGTACTGATCAGAAATTCAATCTTCTCATGGGAAGAGAATTACAAAAACATTTTACTCAGACACCCCAATGCATTCTCACCATGCCTCTCCTCGAAGGATTAGATGGTTTCAATAAAATGTCCAAATCGTTGAATAACTATGTTGGTATCACTGAAGCACCTCAGGAGATATTTGGCAAATTAATGTCTATTTCCGATCAGTTGATGTGGCGTTATATTGAGTTACTATCATTTGAATCACTGAACACGATTCAGCAATGGCAACAAGAAGTATCGGAAGGTCGTAATCCGCGAGATATCAAAGTATTATTTGCTCAGGAAATTGTTACCCGCTTCCATAGCGCACAAGATGCGCAAACAGCGCTCACTGATTTTGAAGCACGCTTCAAACGTGGCGTACTTCCAGATGATATGCCAGAGAAAACAATACAAACTGAAGCAGACGAACTACCTTTACCTCAACTATTAAAACAAACCGGACTGACTACCAGCACCAGCGAAGCACTGCGTATGATTGAGCAAGGTGGTGTAAGACTGAATGGAGAAAAGGTTGTTGACAGACACATTAAGATCGTGCGGGGTAGCACAGTAGTGCTGCAAGTCGGCAAGCGAAAATTTGCCAAGGTAATCATTAATTAA